In a single window of the Pseudoxanthomonas sp. F37 genome:
- a CDS encoding sodium/sugar symporter — protein sequence MGLGTMDIAIVLAYLAGIFVLAQWVSREKAGHAKDAKDYFLAGKSLPWWAIGASLIAANISAEQIIGMSGSGYAIGLAIASYEWMAAATLLIVGKWFLPVFLRNGIYTMPQFLEQRYGNRIRTLMAVFWLGLYVFVNVTSILWLGAIAVSQVTGMDQMLAVVLIGVFALLYQLYGGLKAVALTDIVQVSLLVLGGLLVAGLTLDELGGGAGVVAGFHRLWEAQPGHFEMILDRDNPFYKDLPGLSVLIGGMWIMNISYWGFNQYIIQRALAAKDIGEAQKGVLFAAFLKLLMPVIVVLPGIAAVMLAPGLDKPDQAYPTMMRLLPTGILGLVFAALVAAIVASLASKINSVATIFTLDFYAKGKRRHSEAKLVRVGRIAAVVTVVLGILAAKPLLGSFDQAFQYIQEYTGFFTPGIVVIFVLGLFWKRANEAGALAAAIGSFALSVVLKLAWPALPFIDRVGLVFLLALALAVVVSLATPHAPEKDIIQTRDVDYRTGGAFNIGAVAVLAILTALYALFW from the coding sequence GTGGGTCTGGGGACAATGGACATCGCCATCGTGCTGGCCTACCTGGCCGGCATCTTCGTGCTGGCGCAATGGGTGTCGCGCGAGAAGGCCGGGCACGCCAAGGACGCGAAGGACTACTTCCTCGCCGGCAAGTCGCTGCCGTGGTGGGCCATCGGCGCGTCGCTGATCGCGGCCAACATCTCGGCCGAACAGATCATCGGCATGTCCGGCTCGGGCTACGCCATCGGCCTGGCCATCGCCTCGTACGAATGGATGGCCGCGGCCACGCTGCTGATCGTCGGCAAGTGGTTCCTGCCGGTGTTCCTGCGCAACGGCATCTACACGATGCCGCAGTTCCTCGAGCAGCGGTACGGCAACCGCATCCGCACGCTCATGGCCGTGTTCTGGCTGGGGCTGTACGTGTTCGTCAACGTCACCTCCATCCTGTGGCTGGGCGCCATCGCGGTGAGCCAGGTCACCGGCATGGACCAGATGCTGGCGGTGGTGCTGATCGGCGTGTTCGCGCTGCTGTACCAGCTCTATGGCGGGCTGAAGGCGGTGGCGCTGACCGACATCGTGCAGGTCTCGCTGCTGGTGCTGGGCGGCCTGCTGGTCGCGGGCCTGACGCTCGACGAACTGGGCGGGGGCGCCGGTGTGGTGGCCGGCTTCCATCGCTTGTGGGAGGCGCAGCCCGGCCACTTCGAGATGATCCTCGACCGGGACAATCCGTTCTACAAGGACCTGCCCGGCCTGAGCGTGCTGATCGGCGGCATGTGGATCATGAACATCAGCTACTGGGGCTTCAACCAGTACATCATCCAGCGCGCGCTCGCCGCGAAGGACATCGGCGAGGCGCAGAAGGGCGTGCTGTTCGCCGCCTTCCTCAAACTGCTGATGCCGGTGATCGTGGTGCTGCCCGGGATCGCCGCGGTGATGCTGGCGCCGGGGCTGGACAAGCCCGACCAGGCCTATCCGACGATGATGCGCCTGCTGCCCACCGGCATCCTGGGCCTGGTGTTCGCTGCGCTGGTGGCGGCCATCGTCGCGTCGCTGGCGTCGAAGATCAACTCGGTGGCGACCATCTTCACCCTGGATTTCTACGCCAAGGGCAAGCGCCGGCACAGCGAGGCCAAGCTGGTGCGCGTGGGTCGCATCGCCGCGGTGGTCACGGTGGTGCTGGGCATCCTTGCGGCCAAACCGCTGCTCGGCAGTTTCGACCAGGCCTTCCAGTACATCCAGGAGTACACCGGCTTCTTCACCCCGGGCATCGTGGTGATCTTCGTGCTGGGCCTGTTCTGGAAACGCGCCAACGAGGCCGGAGCGCTGGCGGCGGCGATCGGTTCGTTCGCGCTGTCCGTCGTGCTGAAGCTGGCGTGGCCGGCGCTGCCGTTCATCGACCGCGTCGGCCTGGTGTTCCTGCTGGCGCTGGCGCTGGCGGTGGTGGTGTCGCTGGCCACGCCGCACGCGCCGGAGAAGGACATCATCCAGACGCGCGATGTCGACTACCGCACGGGCGGTGCGTTCAACATCGGCGCGGTCGCGGTGCTGGCGATCCTGACCGCGCTGTATGCGCTGTTCTGGTGA
- a CDS encoding thermostable hemolysin, with product MHWIRPHIALAPLPGRFVSVQLVERDDPGREAVEAFIADVYRDRYGAVLRNFFPHLIAYRDSDGRLAAAVGIRAGVEGPLFVEHYLDGAVEHAMARRGIAHVDRRRVVEVGNFAATSPGIARELILQLALTLQAAGMDWVLLVATQQLRNAFERLRLPMLELAEARAERLGDAGADWGRYYDARPRLICGNVAEGVAHLRGAERPAACDAPDTCLAGAP from the coding sequence ATGCACTGGATACGCCCCCATATCGCCTTGGCGCCCCTGCCGGGACGCTTCGTCAGCGTCCAACTGGTCGAGCGCGACGACCCCGGCCGCGAGGCCGTGGAAGCCTTCATCGCCGACGTCTACCGGGACCGCTACGGTGCGGTCCTGCGCAACTTCTTCCCCCATCTGATCGCCTACCGGGACAGCGACGGCCGGCTGGCCGCCGCGGTGGGCATCCGCGCCGGTGTGGAGGGGCCGCTGTTCGTCGAGCACTATCTGGACGGCGCGGTGGAGCACGCCATGGCGCGGCGGGGCATCGCGCATGTCGACCGCCGCCGCGTGGTGGAGGTGGGGAATTTCGCGGCCACTTCGCCCGGGATCGCACGCGAACTGATCCTGCAGCTGGCGCTGACCCTGCAGGCGGCCGGCATGGACTGGGTATTGCTGGTGGCCACGCAGCAGCTGCGCAATGCTTTCGAGCGGCTGCGCCTGCCGATGCTGGAACTGGCCGAAGCGCGCGCCGAGCGCCTGGGCGACGCCGGCGCGGACTGGGGGCGCTACTACGATGCGCGTCCCCGGCTCATCTGCGGCAACGTGGCCGAAGGCGTCGCCCATCTGCGCGGCGCCGAACGCCCGGCCGCCTGCGACGCGCCGGATACCTGCCTGGCGGGTGCGCCATGA